CCCTTGAGCTTCTCAAACTTTTTCCACCGAGTAACAGAATGACAGAGTCAAAAGCTTCTTTTGATAAAAAGACCATTCTCCAGATGGTTGCGCTTTGTATTGGCGGCGGCAACATTTACATGCTTGTCTTCATGCGAGCCATGTTCTATGACCAGATGATCGACGGCATGGGTATTACCAATACAGAATTTGGTAACATGATCGGCCTCTACGGTCTGACGTCCATTGCCTTCTATTTCTTTGGCGGTATCGTTGCCGATAAATTCTCTGCCAGAAAAGTTCTGGTGTTCAGCTACCTGATCACAGCCCTGGGCGGAATGATTTACGCCACCCTGCCTTCTTACGGGGTAGGCATGAGCCTGCACCTGATGTGGGGCGCTGCCCATACACTGACGTTCTGGGCCTCGTACATCAAGCTGACTCGCTCACTGGGAGACTCTGAAGTTCAGGGACGCCTGTTTGGTTTCCTCGAAGGCGGTCGTGCGCTCGCCGTTACACTTATCTCGTCTGTGGCAGGTCTGCTGTTTACCTGGTTTGACAACCCGAGAACCGGACTTCAGGCCATCATCCTGACCTACACAGTCATGAACCTGGTCAGCGCTGTTACTACATGGATTAACTTTGAAGATACCGCACCGACCAGGGACAACCGCAACCTGCTGAAAAACCTGAAAGTCGTTGTACGCATGCCACAGGCTTGGATTATCGGTTTCATGGTGATGGGCCTGATGGCTTCTAACAGCGGTCAACATTACACCACGCCTTATATGACCCATGTTCTGGGTATGGGCGGCGGAATGGTAATGATTCTGTCGTTTATGCGCAGCTACGCCATCAAGCCAATTTTTGCGCCACTGCTGGGCATTATCGCTGACAAGGTAGGACGCCCTTCTACGGTACTGTTCTGGTCCTTCGCACTGCTGAGCGCAGTATGGCTGGGTATTATTACTGTTGGCGACGGCAACCACACGGCGTTTGCAGTACTGATGGGCTGCCTTGGCATCATGATTGCATCTATCCGTGGCGTTTACTTTGCCACCGTTGAGGAAAGCGGCGTACCAATGGAATACACCGGTGCGTTTGTTGGCTTTATCTGCACCCTGGGTATGGCGCCAGACGCGTTTATTTCACCGCTGATTGGTCGTATCCTCGATACTTATCCAGGCGCTCAGGGTTACAACTACTCGTTCATGATCCTGCTGGGCTTCAGTGTCCTGGGTCTGGTCATGGCCTTTACGCTTGCGGCCTACAATAAGCGTTCTGCAAAAAAAGAGAAGGAACTGAAAGTCGCTTATCAGGGGTAACCTGAGACTGCTTTTCTAGTGCGTCCTTCATAACAAAGCCGGCTTTATTGTCGGCTTTGTGCTTTGCGGGTCATACAAACAGTCGCACCCCGGTACACACATCGCACCGGCAAAAATAAATAAATTTGCGCCATTATCGACCGCCAGAATGACTAGCGTCTAAAATCCAAACTCTCCAGACTAAAACAATG
Above is a genomic segment from Endozoicomonas euniceicola containing:
- a CDS encoding MFS transporter, which gives rise to MTESKASFDKKTILQMVALCIGGGNIYMLVFMRAMFYDQMIDGMGITNTEFGNMIGLYGLTSIAFYFFGGIVADKFSARKVLVFSYLITALGGMIYATLPSYGVGMSLHLMWGAAHTLTFWASYIKLTRSLGDSEVQGRLFGFLEGGRALAVTLISSVAGLLFTWFDNPRTGLQAIILTYTVMNLVSAVTTWINFEDTAPTRDNRNLLKNLKVVVRMPQAWIIGFMVMGLMASNSGQHYTTPYMTHVLGMGGGMVMILSFMRSYAIKPIFAPLLGIIADKVGRPSTVLFWSFALLSAVWLGIITVGDGNHTAFAVLMGCLGIMIASIRGVYFATVEESGVPMEYTGAFVGFICTLGMAPDAFISPLIGRILDTYPGAQGYNYSFMILLGFSVLGLVMAFTLAAYNKRSAKKEKELKVAYQG